A genome region from Thalassotalea euphylliae includes the following:
- the truD gene encoding tRNA pseudouridine(13) synthase TruD has translation MKQDFISYDELAYLHGKPVSTAQLRTEHADFKVFELLPFVPSGDGEHLLLHIEKTGENTTFVARQLAKHFGVKDMQVTYAGLKDRHAVTQQWFGVHLPGKAIDDLSNLDIAGVKVLSYQRHNKKLKTGALIGNRFELTLREVSDIASIQHRFEQVTKTGVPNYFGEQRFGFNGGNLQKALSLFNGQKVKDKKKRSMYLSAARSYLFNQMLSERIVQNHFVTPMQGDVFMLAGSQSIFKATEQDTDLQARLDAHDIDMTASMWGKGELLTQHQAHQLEADIVAANPKLADGLCTLGLKQERRRARLTMLNPKVEVIDERTIRLSFMLPAGSYATAILRELTHYTDMAEQAFQSQS, from the coding sequence GTGAAGCAAGATTTTATTTCTTATGATGAGCTGGCTTATTTACATGGCAAGCCAGTATCGACAGCACAATTGCGTACTGAACACGCAGATTTCAAAGTATTTGAATTGCTACCTTTCGTGCCGAGCGGTGATGGTGAGCACTTGTTACTGCACATTGAGAAAACAGGCGAGAACACTACGTTTGTTGCTCGCCAATTAGCGAAACATTTTGGCGTTAAAGATATGCAGGTCACGTATGCCGGTTTAAAAGATCGCCATGCAGTTACTCAGCAATGGTTTGGCGTACACTTGCCGGGTAAGGCAATCGATGATTTATCAAACCTTGATATTGCAGGTGTGAAGGTGCTGAGTTATCAGCGTCACAACAAAAAATTAAAAACGGGCGCGCTAATTGGTAACCGCTTTGAATTAACCTTGCGCGAAGTTAGTGATATTGCGTCAATTCAACATCGGTTTGAACAAGTGACTAAAACAGGTGTCCCAAATTACTTTGGTGAGCAACGTTTCGGCTTTAATGGTGGTAACTTACAAAAAGCATTGTCATTGTTTAATGGTCAAAAAGTCAAAGACAAGAAAAAGCGCAGTATGTATTTGTCTGCTGCTCGAAGTTACTTGTTCAATCAAATGTTGAGTGAGCGAATTGTACAAAACCACTTTGTAACGCCGATGCAAGGTGATGTGTTTATGCTTGCTGGCAGCCAATCAATTTTTAAAGCAACCGAGCAAGACACTGACCTCCAAGCGCGTTTAGATGCACACGATATTGATATGACAGCCAGTATGTGGGGTAAGGGCGAGCTATTAACGCAGCACCAAGCCCATCAGCTAGAGGCAGATATTGTAGCGGCTAATCCTAAACTTGCTGACGGCTTGTGCACCCTTGGTTTAAAACAAGAGCGCAGAAGAGCGCGGTTGACCATGCTTAATCCCAAAGTTGAGGTGATTGATGAGCGTACCATTCGCTTGTCATTTATGTTACCAGCGGGAAGCTATGCCACGGCAATTTTAAGAGAGCTAACTCACTACACCGATATGGCAGAGCAAGCTTTTCAAAGCCAAAGCTAA
- the ispF gene encoding 2-C-methyl-D-erythritol 2,4-cyclodiphosphate synthase has protein sequence MRIGHGFDVHKFGGEGPIVLAGVKIPFEHGFVAHSDGDVAIHALCDAILGALCLADIGNHFPDTDAEFENIDSRILLRHVVGLMNDKGYRLGNADITIVAQAPKIAPHLLAMREILSSDLQADIDQVNVKATTTEKLGYVGRKEGISTHAVVLLERMSSESK, from the coding sequence ATGAGAATAGGTCATGGTTTTGATGTCCACAAATTTGGTGGTGAAGGGCCAATTGTACTAGCGGGCGTAAAAATTCCGTTTGAGCATGGCTTTGTTGCCCATTCAGATGGCGATGTCGCCATTCACGCGTTATGTGACGCGATTTTAGGGGCACTTTGTTTAGCCGATATAGGTAATCACTTTCCTGATACCGATGCCGAGTTTGAAAATATCGACTCACGTATTTTGTTGCGCCACGTTGTTGGCCTTATGAATGATAAAGGCTATCGCCTAGGCAACGCCGACATCACAATTGTTGCGCAAGCCCCCAAGATTGCTCCGCATCTATTGGCAATGCGCGAAATATTAAGCAGTGATTTACAAGCCGATATTGATCAAGTCAATGTCAAAGCAACCACGACCGAAAAACTGGGCTATGTTGGTCGAAAGGAAGGGATATCTACCCATGCAGTGGTGCTGCTTGAGCGAATGTCGAGTGAAAGTAAGTGA
- the ispD gene encoding 2-C-methyl-D-erythritol 4-phosphate cytidylyltransferase gives MNKPMVAVTAIVPAAGVGKRMQSQHPKQYLSLAGKTVIEHTLAKLLASNYVERVVVALGAEDGYFYDLEIAQNPSVITVVGGQERVDSVLAALKASEQFAPQADAWSLIHDAARPCVSTEEIDRLVETCLTQHCGGLLAAPVKDTMKRGDTEQRVQTTVAREQLWHALTPQMYRTTELIQAIEQGLANKVNITDESSAIEAAGLPSMLVNGSPNNLKITQPEDLVLAEFLLMNEQRQEKQET, from the coding sequence ATGAATAAACCTATGGTTGCTGTAACAGCGATTGTTCCCGCTGCTGGCGTTGGCAAACGCATGCAAAGTCAGCACCCTAAGCAATATTTAAGTCTTGCGGGCAAAACTGTTATTGAACATACCTTAGCCAAGTTATTGGCAAGTAATTATGTTGAACGAGTGGTTGTCGCATTGGGAGCCGAAGATGGTTATTTTTATGATCTTGAAATTGCCCAAAACCCCAGTGTTATAACAGTTGTTGGTGGCCAAGAACGTGTTGATTCCGTACTAGCTGCGCTTAAAGCAAGCGAGCAATTTGCCCCGCAAGCTGACGCTTGGTCTCTTATTCACGATGCGGCAAGGCCTTGCGTTAGCACTGAAGAAATTGATCGTCTTGTCGAAACCTGCCTTACACAACATTGTGGTGGGCTATTGGCTGCACCAGTCAAAGATACTATGAAGCGCGGCGATACCGAACAGCGCGTGCAAACAACAGTGGCACGAGAGCAACTTTGGCATGCATTAACACCACAAATGTACCGCACAACCGAGCTGATTCAAGCGATAGAACAAGGGCTTGCTAACAAGGTCAATATAACCGATGAATCCTCCGCCATAGAAGCTGCGGGGTTACCAAGTATGCTAGTCAACGGCAGCCCAAATAATTTAAAAATCACTCAGCCAGAAGATCTAGTACTGGCAGAATTTTTATTAATGAACGAACAACGACAAGAGAAACAGGAAACGTGA
- the ftsB gene encoding cell division protein FtsB yields MRIITALLLIFIVFLQYRLWFGKNSISDYVALKEEVTRQQADNDKLRQRNKLLYVDTDDLKSGVEAVEERARNELGMIKSGETFFRIIPANKSQQRRN; encoded by the coding sequence ATGCGCATCATTACCGCACTATTGCTGATTTTTATTGTTTTTTTGCAATACCGTTTATGGTTTGGCAAAAACAGTATTTCTGATTATGTTGCATTAAAAGAAGAAGTCACGCGCCAGCAGGCTGATAACGATAAATTAAGGCAGCGAAATAAACTGCTTTATGTTGACACTGACGATTTAAAATCAGGTGTTGAAGCGGTTGAAGAGCGTGCTCGAAACGAATTAGGAATGATTAAAAGCGGCGAAACATTCTTTCGTATTATTCCAGCCAATAAATCTCAGCAACGAAGAAATTAG
- a CDS encoding GntR family transcriptional regulator: MEIEIDLDDPTPVFTQLIEQIKSAVAVDLLAPGTPLPSIRQLANELEINSKTVAKAYKLLERDKIVHSKGYRGSFIREDAKNYCHLDLKKWTQEKLETCINELRNNGVTDSEIRVVFGNLMNSKL, from the coding sequence ATGGAAATAGAAATTGATCTTGACGATCCAACGCCAGTTTTTACTCAGCTAATTGAGCAGATTAAGTCAGCTGTTGCTGTTGATTTATTAGCGCCTGGCACACCGCTTCCTTCGATCAGGCAATTAGCGAATGAGTTAGAAATCAACAGTAAAACGGTTGCTAAAGCTTATAAGCTACTTGAACGGGACAAAATTGTGCATAGCAAGGGCTATCGAGGCAGCTTTATTCGAGAAGATGCAAAAAACTATTGTCACCTTGATCTTAAAAAATGGACTCAAGAAAAACTCGAAACTTGTATCAATGAACTGCGAAACAATGGGGTGACCGACTCAGAAATTCGCGTTGTTTTTGGCAACTTAATGAATAGCAAACTTTAG
- the guaA gene encoding glutamine-hydrolyzing GMP synthase has product MTKDIHSSRVLILDFGSQYTQLIARRVREIGVYCELWAWDVTEEQIKEFNPTGIILAGGPESVTEAGSPRAPEYVFNAGVPVLGICYGMQTMAEQLGGGVQSSEHKEFGYAAVEVINQSALFKNIEDSVSNNGNALLDVWMSHGDKVSAIPEGFVTVAQTPSCAYAAMANEDKHFYGVQFHPEVTHTKQGIRILEHFVVDICQCEKLWTPSSIIDDAIAKIKAQVGDDEVILGLSGGVDSSVVAMLVHRAIGDKLTCVFVDNGLLRLNEGQQVMDMFGDHFGLNIVHVNAEQRFLDRLKGEADPEAKRKIIGNVFVEVFDEEAGKRQNAKWLAQGTIYPDVIESAASKTGKAHVIKSHHNVGGLPEDMEMGLVEPLRELFKDEVRKIGLELGLPYDMLYRHPFPGPGLGVRILGEVQKEYADLLRRADAIFIEELHKHDLYNKVSQAFTVFLPVRSVGVMGDGRKYDWVVSLRAVETIDFMTAHWAHLPYDFLGLVSNRIINEIDGISRVVYDISGKPPATIEWE; this is encoded by the coding sequence ATGACCAAAGATATCCACTCATCGCGCGTTCTAATTCTAGACTTCGGCTCTCAATATACTCAACTGATTGCACGTCGTGTGCGTGAAATTGGTGTTTACTGTGAACTTTGGGCTTGGGATGTAACCGAAGAGCAAATCAAAGAGTTCAACCCAACTGGTATTATCTTAGCGGGCGGGCCTGAGTCAGTGACTGAAGCTGGCTCTCCGCGCGCACCAGAATATGTGTTTAACGCTGGCGTGCCTGTGTTAGGTATTTGCTATGGTATGCAAACCATGGCTGAGCAGCTAGGTGGTGGCGTTCAAAGCTCTGAGCACAAAGAATTTGGTTACGCGGCGGTTGAAGTGATTAACCAGTCAGCGCTATTCAAAAACATCGAAGATTCCGTTAGCAATAACGGCAATGCGTTGTTAGACGTATGGATGAGCCACGGCGATAAAGTATCGGCAATCCCTGAAGGCTTTGTCACGGTTGCGCAAACACCAAGCTGTGCCTACGCAGCGATGGCTAATGAAGACAAGCATTTCTACGGTGTTCAATTCCACCCAGAAGTAACTCACACTAAGCAAGGTATACGTATTCTTGAGCATTTTGTGGTCGATATTTGTCAGTGTGAAAAGCTGTGGACACCAAGTTCAATTATTGATGATGCGATTGCCAAGATTAAAGCGCAAGTGGGTGACGATGAAGTTATCCTAGGCTTGTCAGGTGGTGTTGATTCATCTGTGGTTGCCATGCTAGTGCACCGCGCGATTGGCGATAAGCTAACGTGTGTATTCGTTGACAACGGTTTACTGCGCTTAAACGAAGGTCAGCAAGTAATGGACATGTTTGGTGATCACTTCGGCCTTAACATTGTGCATGTAAATGCTGAACAACGCTTCCTAGATCGTTTAAAAGGTGAAGCCGATCCAGAAGCTAAGCGTAAGATCATCGGTAATGTTTTTGTTGAAGTGTTCGATGAAGAAGCGGGCAAGCGCCAAAATGCGAAATGGTTAGCACAAGGTACCATCTACCCTGATGTTATTGAATCAGCTGCTTCTAAAACGGGCAAAGCGCATGTCATAAAGTCGCACCATAATGTCGGCGGTCTACCAGAAGATATGGAGATGGGCTTAGTTGAGCCACTACGCGAACTGTTTAAAGATGAAGTACGTAAAATCGGCTTAGAGTTAGGCTTACCATACGATATGCTTTATCGCCATCCATTCCCAGGTCCTGGTCTAGGCGTTCGTATCTTAGGTGAAGTGCAAAAAGAGTACGCTGACCTATTACGCCGTGCTGATGCTATTTTCATTGAAGAGTTACACAAGCATGACCTGTACAACAAAGTGAGCCAAGCATTCACGGTATTCTTACCGGTACGCTCAGTTGGTGTGATGGGTGATGGTCGTAAATATGACTGGGTAGTGAGTTTACGCGCAGTTGAAACCATCGACTTTATGACTGCTCATTGGGCACACTTACCATATGATTTCTTAGGTTTAGTATCAAACCGTATTATTAATGAAATCGATGGTATTTCTCGTGTAGTTTACGATATTTCTGGTAAGCCACCGGCAACAATTGAATGGGAATAA
- the guaB gene encoding IMP dehydrogenase: MLRIAQEALTFDDVLLVPAHSTVLPHTADLTTKLTRKISLNVPMVSASMDTVTEARLAITLAQEGGIGFIHKNMTIEEQARNVSKVKKYESGIVSDPVTVAPNISIAKVTKLSDELGFSGFPVVDTENNLVGIVTGRDLRFETDLNKTVAELMTKKEDLVTVNESAEREEILHLMHEHRIEKILMVDNAFKLKGLITVKDFKKAERKPNACKDEFGRLRVGAAVGVGAGTDERIDALVAAGVDVLLIDTSHGHSQGVIDRVAETRAKYPDLQIVAGNVATAAGAKALADAGVDAVKVGIGPGSICTTRIVTGVGVPQLTAISNAVDALKGTGIPVIADGGIRFSGDIAKALVAGAHCVMVGSMLAGTEESPGEVELYQGRYYKSYRGMGSLGAMAQKEGSSDRYFQKTDGEADKLVPEGIEGRVAYKGPVAAIVHQQMGGLRSSMGLTGSATIEEMRTKPEFMKITAAGMGESHVHDVTITKEAPNYRMG; this comes from the coding sequence ATGCTACGTATAGCCCAAGAAGCGTTAACCTTTGATGACGTTCTATTAGTACCAGCCCACTCTACGGTACTGCCTCATACTGCCGACCTAACCACCAAACTTACTCGCAAAATTTCATTAAATGTGCCTATGGTATCTGCCTCTATGGATACGGTAACTGAAGCGCGTTTAGCGATCACTCTTGCGCAGGAAGGTGGTATTGGTTTTATTCACAAAAATATGACCATTGAAGAACAGGCGCGCAATGTTTCTAAAGTAAAGAAATACGAAAGCGGGATTGTTTCTGACCCTGTTACTGTTGCACCTAATATCTCTATTGCTAAAGTTACGAAACTTTCTGACGAACTTGGCTTTTCTGGTTTCCCTGTAGTTGACACTGAAAACAACCTAGTCGGTATTGTTACTGGCCGTGATTTACGCTTTGAAACAGATCTGAACAAAACAGTGGCTGAGTTAATGACTAAGAAGGAAGACTTAGTTACGGTTAACGAAAGCGCTGAGCGTGAAGAAATTTTGCACTTGATGCACGAACATCGCATTGAAAAAATCCTAATGGTTGACAATGCCTTTAAGTTGAAAGGTTTGATCACAGTAAAAGATTTCAAAAAAGCAGAGCGCAAGCCTAACGCTTGTAAAGATGAGTTCGGTCGTCTTCGCGTGGGTGCCGCTGTTGGTGTTGGTGCAGGCACAGACGAGCGTATTGACGCATTGGTTGCTGCTGGCGTTGACGTACTTCTGATAGACACTTCACATGGCCACTCGCAAGGGGTTATTGACCGTGTTGCTGAAACACGTGCTAAATACCCAGATTTACAAATTGTTGCTGGTAATGTTGCTACTGCTGCAGGTGCTAAAGCGCTAGCTGATGCTGGTGTTGATGCGGTTAAAGTGGGTATTGGTCCGGGTTCAATTTGTACAACGCGTATTGTAACTGGTGTTGGTGTGCCACAGTTAACAGCTATCTCAAACGCCGTTGATGCGCTAAAAGGTACTGGCATTCCTGTCATTGCTGACGGTGGTATTCGTTTCTCAGGCGATATCGCCAAAGCTCTAGTAGCAGGTGCGCACTGCGTAATGGTTGGCTCAATGCTAGCGGGTACGGAAGAATCGCCAGGTGAAGTTGAACTTTACCAAGGTCGTTACTACAAGTCGTACCGAGGTATGGGCTCATTAGGTGCGATGGCACAAAAAGAAGGTTCATCTGATCGTTACTTCCAAAAAACTGACGGTGAAGCTGACAAGCTAGTACCGGAAGGTATTGAAGGCCGTGTTGCCTACAAAGGCCCAGTCGCTGCAATTGTTCACCAACAAATGGGTGGCTTACGCTCATCAATGGGCTTAACGGGCTCAGCAACAATTGAAGAGATGCGTACTAAGCCTGAATTTATGAAGATTACGGCGGCGGGTATGGGTGAGTCTCATGTCCACGATGTGACCATCACTAAAGAAGCACCAAATTACCGTATGGGCTAA
- the xseA gene encoding exodeoxyribonuclease VII large subunit, translating into MTNKQHILQVSELTRKVRFMLESEINVVWLSGEISNFIAAGSGHWYLSLKDSQSQVKCAMFKGNNRYVRIKPKNGQQVLVKAKVSLYEPRGDFQLIIEQMEDAGEGLLRQQYEALKAKLDGEGLFAASNKQAIASHYNKVGVVTSPTGAAIKDIISVMARRSPTTELVIYPALVQGELAAADIVASIEVANLRQEVDILVVGRGGGSLEDLWCFNDERVVRAISNSKLPVISAVGHEIDTTLSDFAADVRAPTPSAAAELISGDQQEQLAKITQLTRRCQQAISQRLHLQSQRSAHLAQRLQQNDPQRQLQVASQQADELQQRLTKAMSQLLVNKGQRPTLLAQRLEHQSPERAISQYQLQLSQLDKRLKQSFKQRLSQQQQSFAALAEQLHLVSPLATLARGYSITRNETGDIVKSIEKVKQGEEISVQLGDGKLKAKVSGKQAE; encoded by the coding sequence ATGACCAATAAACAACATATTTTACAAGTCAGCGAACTGACCCGAAAAGTCCGCTTTATGCTGGAAAGCGAAATAAATGTCGTTTGGTTAAGTGGTGAAATCTCCAACTTTATCGCCGCGGGCTCGGGTCATTGGTATTTATCGTTAAAAGATAGCCAATCTCAGGTGAAATGTGCAATGTTTAAAGGCAATAACCGATACGTTCGCATTAAACCTAAGAATGGTCAGCAAGTATTGGTAAAAGCTAAGGTTTCTTTGTATGAACCGCGTGGCGACTTCCAATTAATTATCGAGCAGATGGAAGATGCAGGTGAAGGATTATTGCGCCAGCAATACGAAGCGCTCAAAGCTAAGCTTGATGGCGAAGGGTTATTTGCCGCAAGTAACAAGCAAGCAATTGCCTCTCACTACAATAAAGTAGGTGTTGTTACCTCACCAACAGGCGCCGCTATTAAAGATATTATTAGTGTCATGGCACGGCGCAGCCCAACGACTGAGTTAGTCATTTACCCAGCGCTTGTGCAAGGAGAATTAGCCGCAGCTGATATCGTCGCGAGTATTGAAGTTGCCAACCTGCGCCAAGAAGTCGATATCTTAGTCGTTGGCCGTGGCGGTGGTTCGCTAGAAGATCTATGGTGCTTTAATGACGAGCGCGTCGTGCGCGCAATTAGCAATAGCAAGCTACCGGTGATCAGTGCTGTTGGTCATGAAATTGATACGACATTGTCCGACTTTGCTGCTGATGTCAGAGCGCCTACCCCCTCTGCGGCGGCAGAGCTTATCTCTGGTGATCAGCAAGAGCAGCTTGCTAAAATCACACAACTAACACGGCGCTGTCAGCAAGCAATCAGTCAAAGACTTCACCTGCAATCACAGCGCAGCGCACATCTGGCACAGCGCTTACAGCAAAATGATCCGCAACGACAATTACAAGTGGCAAGCCAACAGGCTGATGAACTACAACAGCGCTTAACCAAAGCAATGAGCCAATTGCTAGTCAACAAAGGCCAGCGCCCCACATTACTTGCACAGCGATTAGAGCATCAATCACCAGAACGAGCCATTAGTCAATATCAACTTCAGTTGAGCCAGTTAGATAAGCGACTTAAGCAAAGCTTTAAGCAAAGGTTGAGTCAACAACAGCAAAGCTTTGCAGCCCTTGCTGAGCAATTACATTTGGTAAGCCCACTAGCCACCTTAGCACGTGGTTATAGCATCACCCGAAATGAAACTGGTGACATCGTAAAGTCTATCGAGAAAGTTAAACAAGGTGAGGAGATTTCAGTGCAACTAGGTGACGGTAAACTCAAGGCGAAGGTTTCGGGTAAACAAGCTGAATAG
- a CDS encoding PilZ domain-containing protein, which produces MAEPIKIDVAKRLNRNLGLFNAGSQVTIDIVSPAGKRGKFRTTFLGYLPKQYVLIQYPESNKLGGFAQYITQGTNITVRGVIEGHEGSIVAFVSPVRQTLQIPSRLMVLEFPKTLSLQNLRSSMRIETDIKAKVKVNNDYWQAKVQDMSSKGCQLSLHNGDSLLLSKEQDILIVIEDFQEKSNIKLEAVICNVKTQVDGIAVGVQFKEQGSNQVIELLNAALTVEL; this is translated from the coding sequence ATGGCAGAGCCAATCAAAATTGATGTTGCTAAGCGTTTAAATCGCAATCTTGGGTTATTTAATGCTGGCTCTCAAGTAACAATAGATATTGTGTCACCTGCCGGGAAGCGCGGTAAATTTCGGACGACTTTTCTTGGCTATTTACCAAAACAATACGTGCTTATTCAATATCCTGAAAGTAACAAGTTAGGCGGTTTTGCTCAATACATTACACAAGGCACTAATATTACGGTGCGTGGTGTCATCGAAGGGCATGAAGGCTCTATCGTTGCTTTTGTTTCACCTGTGCGCCAAACCTTGCAAATTCCCTCTCGCCTAATGGTATTAGAGTTTCCAAAAACACTAAGCCTACAAAATCTTCGCTCGTCAATGCGTATTGAAACGGACATTAAGGCTAAAGTAAAAGTCAATAATGATTACTGGCAGGCGAAAGTACAAGATATGTCGTCTAAAGGATGTCAGCTTTCACTGCACAATGGCGATTCACTTCTATTGAGTAAAGAGCAAGATATTTTGATTGTTATCGAAGACTTTCAGGAGAAAAGCAATATTAAGCTGGAAGCGGTGATTTGCAATGTCAAAACCCAAGTTGATGGTATTGCCGTTGGTGTGCAGTTTAAAGAGCAGGGCAGTAATCAAGTGATTGAATTACTCAATGCAGCATTGACGGTTGAGCTTTAA
- the der gene encoding ribosome biogenesis GTPase Der produces MLPVVALVGRPNVGKSTLFNRLTRTRDALVADYPGLTRDRQYGQASVEEHPFIVIDTGGIHGNEEGIDALMAEQSLMAVEEADAVLFLVDARAGLTSADEAIADYLRKQDKKVFLVANKIDGIDADSAIAEFFSLGLGDTVHQIAAAHGRGVTQLLTLALSPHIEELGQEKLEAEEGEFDDELVFEEGEEVEIEAPEQDDKIKLAIIGKPNVGKSTLTNRILGEERVVVYDMPGTTRDSVYIPMERNEREYTLIDTAGIRRRKNVNDVVEKYSVIKTLRAIEDANVCLLIIDAREGITDQDLSLLGFILEAGRSLVLAVNKWDGIDQEVKDNIHKELDRRLGFIDFARVHFISALHGTGVGHLFESVEEAFVSATKRISTSMVTKILDMAVFDHQPPMHNGRRIKLKYAHAGGYNPPIVVIHGNQTKHLPPSYKRYLMNYYRKSLKIMGTPIKIEFRETSNPFAGKKKLTYTEQKKLARATQGYKKD; encoded by the coding sequence ATGCTACCAGTTGTTGCTTTAGTCGGTCGTCCTAATGTGGGCAAATCGACCTTATTTAACCGCCTAACTCGCACCCGTGATGCGCTGGTAGCTGACTACCCGGGCCTGACGCGTGATCGCCAGTATGGCCAAGCGTCGGTTGAGGAGCACCCATTCATTGTTATTGATACTGGTGGTATTCATGGTAATGAAGAGGGTATTGACGCATTAATGGCTGAACAATCGTTGATGGCGGTTGAAGAGGCTGATGCGGTGCTTTTCTTGGTAGACGCTCGCGCAGGCTTAACATCGGCTGATGAAGCAATTGCAGATTATCTGCGTAAGCAAGATAAGAAAGTATTCTTAGTTGCGAACAAAATTGATGGTATTGATGCTGACTCGGCGATTGCTGAATTCTTCAGCCTTGGCTTAGGCGATACGGTTCATCAAATTGCAGCGGCGCATGGTCGTGGTGTTACGCAGCTATTAACATTGGCATTGTCGCCACATATTGAAGAGCTTGGTCAAGAAAAGCTTGAAGCTGAAGAGGGCGAGTTTGATGACGAACTTGTCTTTGAAGAAGGCGAAGAAGTTGAAATTGAAGCGCCTGAGCAAGATGATAAAATTAAGCTAGCCATTATCGGTAAACCTAATGTGGGTAAGTCAACACTAACTAACCGTATTCTCGGTGAAGAGCGCGTGGTGGTTTACGACATGCCAGGTACCACACGAGACAGTGTGTATATTCCAATGGAGCGCAATGAACGTGAATATACCCTGATTGATACGGCAGGTATTCGCCGTCGCAAGAATGTCAACGATGTGGTCGAGAAATATTCAGTGATCAAAACGTTGCGTGCAATTGAAGACGCCAACGTGTGTTTATTGATTATTGACGCGCGTGAGGGAATTACCGATCAAGACTTAAGCTTGTTAGGCTTTATTCTTGAAGCAGGCCGCTCGTTGGTACTGGCAGTGAATAAATGGGATGGTATTGACCAAGAAGTTAAAGACAACATCCATAAAGAGTTAGACCGCCGCCTAGGCTTTATTGATTTTGCCCGTGTGCACTTTATCTCAGCGTTGCACGGCACAGGTGTTGGCCATTTATTCGAATCGGTAGAGGAAGCATTTGTTTCAGCGACTAAGCGTATTTCGACCTCTATGGTAACGAAAATATTGGATATGGCGGTATTTGACCATCAGCCACCAATGCATAACGGTCGCCGAATTAAGCTTAAATACGCTCATGCTGGTGGCTACAACCCGCCAATTGTGGTGATTCACGGTAACCAAACTAAGCATTTACCGCCGTCTTACAAGCGCTACTTGATGAATTACTACCGTAAGTCATTAAAGATCATGGGGACGCCAATCAAAATTGAGTTTAGAGAAACCTCTAACCCATTTGCCGGCAAGAAAAAACTAACTTACACCGAGCAGAAAAAACTAGCGCGCGCGACGCAAGGTTATAAAAAAGACTAG